DNA sequence from the Streptomyces sp. HUAS 15-9 genome:
TGTCGGAGGCGCCCATGGTGATGGCGACGACCGGGACCAGGATGATCACGGTGGAGATGGCGAGGGTGGCCAGGACGGTGCGGGCGACGTTGCGGCGCGGGTGCTCCAGCTCCTCGGAGAGGTAGACGGCGGTCGAGAAGCCCTGGGTGACGAAGAGGGCGATCGCCAGGCCGGAGATGACCAGCATGGCCGTCACGGTGTCCGTGTGTCCGTTGCCGCCCGCGACCTGCATCGAGGTGAGGCTGCCGAGGCCGCGGTGGCCGTGGGTGAAGCCGAGCATGGCGACGACACCGGCGGCGATGACCTCCAGGACCAGGAAGACACCGGTGATCCAGGCATTGGCCCGCAGGTCGAGCAGGCCGGCGAGGGTGGCGAGGAGCATGACGCCGGCGCCGGTCATCGCCGGGTCGAGGTGCACGATCGGCGCCAGGTAGTCGGCCGTGCCCATCGCGATCACCGGCGGGACGATCATCACGACCAGCAGGGACAGCACGAAGACCAGCCAGCCCGCCAGGCGTCCGGCCATCGTCGAGACCATGGCGTACTCGCCGCCGGCGCTGGGGATGAGGGTGCCCAGCTCCGAGTAGCAGAACGCCACGGCGATACAGAGGAGGGAGCCGATGGCGATCGTCAGGGCCGTCGCGGTGCCGAGCGAGCCGAACAGGTCCGGGACCACCACGAAGAGCGTGGAGGCGGGCGTCACGCACGACAGGGTCAGCAGGGTGCCGCCGACCACTCCGATGGAACGCTTGAGCTTCTGAGGGGCGTCCGAGCTCCCGTCCAGGACGGCGGTCTCGACGGGGCGGAGCGTGTCGGTCATGCGGCGGTTCCGATCGACTCGTGCGGTGGTGGTGGGGGCGGGAGCGTTATCGCCTCCGGCGGCTCGCGTCTTACGTCCTTCTGTCGCTCCCGGCGCTGATGGAACCCCGACGAAAACCGGCGCGTCAATGGGTGTTTACCTACGAAATTCGAAGATCAACAGGCTCTTGGATCACGTAAACAGCAGCAAGGTGCAGGCAATTCGGCACCTGTGGCCCATACGAGAATCGCAGGACGAACGGCAAAAAAAGTAGCAGCGTCCGCTATACGGACGCCGTAAAGCGGTCGCACGACTGTCGGTGGGGCCCGCTAGAGTCAAGGAATCACAAACAGCACACAGCAAATTCAGGGGTGGGGAACCATGAAGCTGAAGCACACCGTGGCCTGGGTGGGGTGTACGGCGGCGGCGCTGCTGGCGACCTCCGCGTGCGGCACCGAGGGCGCGAAGTCGGCGGCCAAGGCCGTGGACAACGCCGACAAGGCGATGGCGGCACTGGCGCGGGCCACGGACCGGACGCAGAACCTGGGCTCGGCCGAGGTGAAGATGAGCACCGACCTGGGCACGGGTACGGGCCCGATCGCCATGAACGGCACGTACTCCTGGGGCGACGGTTTCGCCTTCGACGTCAAGATGGACACCAAGGCCGCCCAGATGCAGACGCTGACGAGCTCGCCGACGGTCCGCACGCTCTTCGTGGACGGCGCGTACTACTACGACATCGACCCGCAGCCCTCCGGCCCGCTCAAGGGCAAGGAGTGGATGAAGATCGACGGCTCGGCCGTGTTCGGCGAGAAGGGCGGCCAGGCGATGGCCGGCGGCACCGGCGGCGGCAGCCCGGTGGCCTCCATGAAGGCCCTGAAGTACGCCAGCGACGTCGACGACCTCGGCAAGCAGACCGTCGACGGACAGAGCACGACGCACTACCACGCCGTGGTGAAGGCGAACCAGATGGGCAAGCTCAAGGACGTCTACGGCGACCAGGACAACATGCTCAGCCAGATGACCGGCGCCAACGGCTCGATGACCATGGACATCTGGGTCAACGGCAAGGACCTGCCGGTCCGCATGAAGCAGACGTTCGGCTCCGCGACCGTCACCATGGACTTCGAGAAGTTCGGCAAGACGGCCACGGTCAAGGCCCCGCCCGCCGCGCAGACCGGTGACCTCACCGAGCTGGTCAAGCAGCAGCAACAGCAGAAGCAGCAGGGCTGAGCCCGGGTACGGCGTGCCCCGTCCTCCCGCGCGGGAGGACGGGGCACGCCGTACCGGCTCAGTGGTTGCGCGGGAAGCCCAGGTCCACGCCCGCCGGGGCGTCGGCCGGGTCGGGCCAGCGCGTGGTGACGACCTTGCCGCGGGTGTAGAAGTGCGTGCCGTCGTTGCCGTAGATGTGGTGGTCGCCGAAGAGCGAGTCCTTCCAGCCACCGAAGGAGTGGTAGCCCACCGGCACCGGGATCGGCACGTTCACGCCGACCATGCCGGCCTCGATCTCCAGCTGGAAGCGACGGGCCGCGCCGCCGTCCCGGGTGAAGATCGCGGTGCCGTTGCCGAACGGCGAGGCGTTGATGAGGGCCACGCCCTCCTCGTAGGTGTCGACGCGCAGCACGCACAGCACCGGGCCGAAGATCTCGTCCTGGTAGGCCTTGGCGCTGGTGGGCACCTTGTCGAGCAGCGAGATGCCGAGCCAGTGGCCGTCCTCGAAACCGTCCACGGTGTAACCGGTGCCGTCCAGGACCACCTCGGCGCCCTCGGCCGCGGCGCCCTCCACATAGGAGGCCACCTTGTCGCGGTGGACCTTGGTGATCAGCGGGCCCATCTCGGAGGCCGGGTCGTTGCCGGGGCCGATCTTGATCTTCTCGGCGCGCTCGCGGATCTTCTCCACCAGCGCGTCGCCGATGGAACCGACCGCGACGACCGTAGAGATGGCCATGCAGCGCTCGCCGGCGGAGCCGTAGGCGGCCGAGACGACGGCGTCGGCGGCCGCGTCCAGGTCGGCGTCCGGCAGCACCAGCATGTGGTTCTTGGCGCCGCCCAGGGCCTGCACACGCTTGCCGTTGGCGGAGGCGGTGGTGTGGATGTAGCGGGCGATCGGGGTCGAGCCGACGAAGGAGACGGCCTTGACGTCCGGGTGCTCAAGCAGGCGGTCCACGGCCGTCTTGTCACCGTGCACGACATTGAAGACGCCGTCCGGCAGACCGGCCTCGGCCAGCAGCTCGGCGATCCTGATGGACGCCGACGGGTCCTTCTCGGACGGCTTCAGCACGAAGGTGTTGCCGCACGCGATCGCGATCGGGAACATCCACATCGGCACCATCGCCGGGAAGTTGAACGGCGTGATGCCCGCGACGACACCCAGCGGCTGCCGGATCGAGGCCACGTCCACACGGGTGGCGACCTGCGTCGACAGCTCGCCCTTCAGCTGCACGCTGATGCCGCAGGCCAGCTCGACGATCTCCAGGCCGCGGGCCACCTCGCCGAGGGCGTCGCTGTGCACCTTGCCGTGCTCGGCGGTGATCAGCTCGGCGATCTCGTCGCGGTGGGCGTCGAGCAGCGCACGGAACTTGAACAGGATCGAGGTGCGCTGGGCCAGCGAGGACTGGCCCCAGGTGGCGTAGGCGTCCTTGGCGGCGGCCACCGCCGCGTCGACCTCGTCCACGGAGGCGAACGCGACCTTGGTGGTGACCGCGCCGGTCGCCGGGTCCGTGACCGGCCCGTACGAACCCGACGCGCCTTCGACGGTCTTACCGCCGATCCAGTGGTTGACGATCTTCGTCATGCCCGGTTACTCCTTCACAGATGGCGGCGTCGGGTAGAGACGTGCCGTTCGTACAGCTCACGTGCCTTGACCGCGGAGGATCGGGTCGCGGTCTCGGCCACAGGAACATCCCACCAGGCCTGCGCCGGAGGCGCGCCCGACACAGTGTCTGCGGTTTCGGTCTCCACGTAGACACAAGTGGGAGTGTCGGCGGCCCGCGCCTCGGCGAGCGCCGTACGCAGGTCACCGACGGTCTTCGCGCGCAGCACACGCATGCCGAGGCTGGCCGCGTTGGCGGCCAGGTCGACGGGCAGCGGGGCGCCCGTGTAGGTGCCGTCCTGGGCCCGGAAGCGGTAGGCGGTGCCGAACCGCTCGCCGCCCACCGTCTCGGACAGCCCGCCGATCGAAGCGTACCCGTGGTTCTGCACGAGCAGCAGCTTGATCGCGACGCCCTCCTGCACGGCGGTCACGATCTCCGTCGGCATCATCAGATACGTCCCGTCGCCGACCAGCGCCCATACGGGCCGGTCGGGGGCGGCGAGCTTGACACCGATCGCGGCCGGGATCTCGTAGCCCATGCAGGAGTAGCCGTACTCCAGGTGGTACTGGTCCCTCGACCGCGCCCGCCACAGCTTGTGCAGGTCGCCGGGGAGCGAGCCGGCCGCGTTGATGATCACGTCCGTCTCGTCGACCGTCCCGTCCAGCGCGCCCAGCACCTGCGGCTGCGTCGGCCGTACGTCGGGCTCCTCGGCCTCGTAGCAGGCGTCGACGCGCTGCTCCCAGCGCTCCTTGTCCTCGGTGTACTCGGTGGCGTACGCGTCGGACACCCGGTGGGCGTGCAGCTCCAGCGCCTCGGTCAGCTCCTCCAGGCCGCTGCGGGCGTCCGCGATCAGGGGCATGCCGGAGAGCTTGTGGCCGTCGAAGGGCGCGATGTTGAGGTTGAGGAAGCGCACGTCCGGGTGGGCGAAGAGGGTGCCGGAGGCGGTGGTGAAGTCGGTGTAGCGGGTGCCCACGCCGATCACCAGGTCGGCGGTGCGGGCGAGTTCGTCGGCGGTCGCGGTGCCGGTGTGGCCGACGCCGCCGACGTCCTGGGGGTGGTCCCAGCGCAGGGAGCCCTTGCCTGCCTGGGTGGAGGCGACCGGGATGCGGGTGGCCGCGGCGAACTCGGCGAGGGCGTCCTCGGCACGGCTGTGGTGGACACCGCCGCCCGCGATCACCAGCGGCCGGCGCGCCGCCCGGATCACCCGCACGGCCTCGGCGAGTTCGACCGGGTCGGGGCCCGGCCGCCGTACGGTCCACACGCGCTCGGCGAAGAACGCGTCCGGCCAGTCGTACGCCTCCGCCTGCACGTCCTGCGGGAGGGCGAGGGTGACGGCGCCGGTCCCGACCGGGTCGGCCAGCACCCGCATGGCCTGGAGGGCGGCCGGGATCAGGGCCTCGGGCCGGGTGATCCGATCGAAGTACCTCGACACCGGGCGCAGACAGTCATTGACCGACACGTCGCCCGCGTACGGGACTTCGAGCTGCTGCAGGACCGGGTCGGCGGGGCGGGTGGCGAAGACGTCACCGGGCAGGAGCAGGACGGGGAGGTGATTGATGGTGGCCAGGGCGGCGCCGGTCACGAGGTTGGTGGCGCCGGGGCCGATGGAGCTCGTCACCGCGTGCGTGGACAGACGGTTGGACTGGCGTGCGTAGCCGACCGCCGCGTGCACCATGGCCTGCTCGTTGCGGCCCTGGTGGTACGGCATGTCACCGCCGTACTCGATGAGCGCCTGGCCGATTCCGGCGACGTTGCCGTGGCCGAAGATGCCCCAGGTGGCGTCGATCAGCCGGTGCCGTACGCCGTCCCGCTCCGTGTACTGCGCGGTCAGGAAGCGGACCAGCGCCTGCGCGACCGTGAGCCTGGTCGTTGAGGTCATCGGTAACCCTCTGTGCTTTCCAGGTGGGCCGGGTGGAAGCAGATCCGCCACTCCCGTGTCTCACCCGGACCGGACATGACGTTCAGGTAGTACATGTCGTGCCCGGGCTGGGCGATCGACGGTCCGTGCCATCCGTCGGGGACGAGGACGGCATCGCCGGAGCGGACCTCGGCGAGGACATCGGTTCCGCCCTCACGGGAGGGGAACACCCGCTGATAGCCGAAACCGTTCGGGCCGTCGATCTCGAAGTAGTAGATCTCCTCCAGCTCCGACTCCTCGCCGGGCCGGTGTTCGTCGTGCTTGTGCGGCGGGTACGAGGACCAGTTGCCGCCGGGTGTGATCACCTCGACGGCGATCAGCCGGTCGCAGTCGAAGGAGTCGGCGGAGGCGAAGTTGCGGACGCGGCGCGAGCAGTTTCCGCTGCCGCGCACCTCGACGGGGACCTCCGGCGCGGGGCCGTAGCGGGCGGGGAGTCGTCGCTCGCACTTCGCTCCTGCCAGGGCGAAGCGGCCTCCCGCGCCGGAGGCGATCTGGACCCGGGCGTCACGGGGGGCGTAGGCGAAGTCGGAGGCTCCGCCGAACACGCTGTCCCTGCCCAGGAGTTGGAACTCGTTCCCCTCTGTTCGGACGGTACATCCGCCTTCCAGCGGAAGCACGATCCACTCGCTGTCACCGGTGGTGAAGATATGCGTGCCGCCGGGCTCCAGCTCGATGATCCGCAGACTGCTGTACGTCCATCCGGCCCGTTTGGGGTCGATGTCGACGACATACTGGGCGCCCGCGGTCGAGCCCTTGCTCAGGTGCAGGTCATTGCTGGTCATACGGCCCCCTCACAGCAGTCCTACGGCGGTGTCCACGGCGGCGGCCACGTCGCCGTCCGCCGGGTACAGCAGTGAACGTCCCACCACCAGGCCCCGCACGGTGGGCAGTTGGAGGGCGCCGCGCCACTTCTCGTACGCCGCCTCCTGGTCGTCCCCGACCTCGCCGCCCAGCAGTACCGCGGGGAGCGTGGAGGTCTCCATGACCCGGGCCATGTCGTCGGGGTTGTCGGTGACCGGCACCTTCAGCCAGGTGTAGGCCGAGCTGCCGCCCAGGCCCGAGGCGATGGCGATGGACTTGGTGACCGCCTCGGCGGACAGGTCGTTCGTCACCTTCCCGTCGGGGGTGCGGCGGCTGATGAACGGCTCGACGAAGACCGGGAGCCGCCGGGCGGCCATGTCGTCGATGGCCCGGGCTGTGGACTCCAGGGTGGTCAGGGAGCCCGGGTCGTCGTAGTCGATGCGCAGCAGCAGCTTGCCCGCGTCGAAGCCCAGCCGCTGGATGTCCTCGGGGCGGTGGCCGGTGAAGCGGTCGTCCAACTCGAAGGACGCGCCCTGCAGTCCGCCGCGGTTCATCGAGCCCATGACGACCTTGTGGTCGAGGGCGCCGAGCAGCAGCAGGTCGTCGAGGATGTCGGCGGTGGCGAGCACGCCGTCGACGCCGGGCCGCGACAGCGCGAGGCAGAGGCGTTCGAGCAGGTCGGCGCGGTTGGCCATGGCCAGTGTTCGGTCGCCGACACCGAGGGCGCCGCGGGCCGGGTGGTCGGCGGCGACGATCATCAGCCGGCCGTCCTCGTTCAGCAGCGGCCTGCGGGTGCGGCGGACGGCGGCCTCGGCGATCGCCTCGGGGTGGTGGGTGCGGGTGTGGACCAGCGCGGAGACGTCCACGCGCGCGTGCCCGATGCCCTCCCCGCCCTCGTGGTGGGCGCCGCCCACCTTGCCGGCCCTCACCGCACCGCTCCCGCCTCGAGCGCGGCGGCCACCTCGTCCGGGGTGGGCATCGCGGAGGAGCACTCCAGGCGGGAGGCGACGATCGCGCCGGCCGCGTTGGCGTGCCGCATGATCTTCTCCAGGTCCCAGTCGGCCAGCAGGCCGTGGCAGAGCGAGCCGCCGAAGGCGTCACCGGCGCCGAGTCCGTTGAGGACGCTGACCGGGAGCGGCGGGACCTCGGCGGACTCGCCCTCCCGGTTCACGGCGAGGACGCCCTTCGGTCCCTGCTTGACGACGGCGAGTTCGACACCGGCGTCGAGGAGCGCGCGGGCGGCGGCGTGCGGCTCGCGCACGCCGGTGGCGACCTCCACCTCGTCCAGGTTGCCGACGGCGACCGTGGTGTGGCGCAGCGCCTCGGCGTAGAAGGGGCGGGCGCCGTCCGGCCCGCGGCGGGAGCCGCTGATGTCGTCGCGCCAGAACATGGGGCGCCAGTCGAGGTCGAAGACCGTCGTACCGGACTTGGCCCGGTGCGCGAGGGCCGCCAGTGTCGCCGTGCGGCTTGGTTCCTCGCTCAGTCCCGTACCGGTGACCCAGAAGATGCCCGCCTCGCGGATGGCGTCGAGGTCCAGCTCATGGGCGTCGATCTCCAGGTCGGGCGCCTTGGGCTGCCGGTAGAAGTAGAGCGGGAAGTCGTCCGGCGGGAAGACCTCGCAGAAGGTGACCGGCGTGGGCAGTCCGGGGACCGGGGTGACCCAGCGGTCGTCGACTCCGAAGCCGCGCAGGGCCTCGTGCAGATAGGCGCCGAAGGCGTCGTCGCCGGTGCGGGTGATGACGGCGGTGTTCCGGCCCAGCCGGGCCGCGGCGACGGCGACGTTGGTGGCAGACCCGCCGAGGAACTTGCCGAAGGACGACACCTGGGCGAGTGGAACACCTGTCTGCAGCGGATAGAGATCCACTCCGATCCGCCCCATGGTGATCAGGTCGTACGCCATCGGTTTCCCTTCGTCACGGCTCTCCCCCGGTTTGTAGTCCTGTACCCGGAGCCCTGTCAATGGTTTGTCCGGACATTCGGACCAGTGTCGGTGGGTGGCTTTGCCACGGCCGTGTCACAAACACCTCCCGCGTGTCACATACGTCACGTCTACGCGGGTCCTCGGTCACACTCGGCCGACAGGCGTTGCCCGTTGCTCACTCTGCGTCGTTCACCGTGCACAGGCTTGGTGATCGCCAGCGAAGCGCCCGGCTCCCCCGACGGCCGTCCCCGGCCGCCCCCGCGGTGCGCGTACGGAGGTGCAGCTCATGACCGACCGACGGCTCTGGTCCTACAAGGAGATCGCGGCCCACATCCGCGTGCAGCCCGACACCGTGCGGTCCTACCGCAAACACGGGCTGCTGCCCCCGCCCGACCATGTGGAGGGCGGCAAGCCCTACTGGTACGCCGACACCGTGCGGGCCTGGGTCGCCTCACGGCCCGGCAACCGCGGCCGCAGACAGGCCTGAAGGCGCCCGTCGCGCCCGGTGTCCCGCCCTGGCGTGGGACACGGGCGACACGGGCACCCCGGCCGGCTCAGCTCCAGGGTTCGACGACCGTGACGCCCGCGCCCGGTGCCGTGCCCATCGCCGCGAGTGCGGCCGGGGCCGCGTCCAGTGGGATCGTCGAGGTGACCAGCAGGTCGGGGCGCAGGACTCCCGCGCGGACCAGCTCCAGCATCGCCGGGTAGGTGTGCGCGGCCATGCCGTGGCTGCCGAGGAGTTCGAGCTCCAGGGCGATCGCGCGGGCCATGGGGACCGGGGTCGTACCGTCCAGGGAGGGCAGGAGGCCGACCTGGACATGGCGGCCGCGGCGGCGCAGACCGTTCACCGAGGCGGCGCAGGTGGACGGGGAGCCGAGCGCGTCGAGCGAGAGGTGGGCACCGCCTCCGGTCAGGTCGAGGACGGCTGCCGCCGTGTCCGGCACACGCGTCGCGTCCACGCACTCCGCCGCGCCGAACTTCCGCGCCAGGTCCAGGACTTGGGGGGAGACGTCGACGGCGACCACCCGGGCGCCCGACGCCGCGGCGATCATCACCGCCGACAGGCCCACACCCCCGCAGCCGTGCACCGCGACCCACTCCCCCGCCGACACCCGGCCCTGCTGGACCACCGCGCGGAAGGCGGTCGCGAAGCGGCAGCCCAGGGAGGCCGCGGTGGCGAAGGACATGCCATCCGGGACCGCGACCAGATTCACATCGGCGTGGTCGAGTGCCACGTACTGGGCGTAGGAGCCCCAGTGGTGGAAGCCCGGCTGGGTCTGCCGCTCGCACACCTGCTGGTCGCCCGCAGCGCAGGAGGGGCAGCTGCCGCAGGCGCAGACGAAGGGCACGGTGACCCGGTCGCCGGAGCGCCATCCGGTCACCCGGGGGCCCACCGCCTCAACAACACCGGCGAGTTCGTGCCCCGGCACGTGCGGGAGCCGGATGTCCGGGTCGTGTCCCATCCAGCCGTGCCAGTCACTTCGGCACAGTCCGGTCGCCTCGACCCGGACCACGACCCCGTGCTCGGCGGGCTCCGGGTCGGGCACCTCGCGCACCTCGGCCGGCTCCCCGTACTGCTCGAACACCACGGCTCTCATGTGCCACAGCTTCGCAGACCACCCCCGCCGTTCACACCGTCGCGCTCTCCTTCTCCTCGTCCGCCTCGGCGGCCGCGGCCGGCTCTCCCTCGCTCAGCCCGAACCGCTCGTGGAAGCGGCGCAGCGGACCCGGCGCCCACCAGGTGGCACGGCCGGTCAGGCGCATGATCGCCGGGACCAGCAGGCTGCGGACGACCATCGCGTCCATCACCACGGCGAGCGCGATGCCCAGGCCGAGCATCTTGGTGTTGGTCACCCGGGAGGTGCCGATCGCGACCATCACCACGGCCAGGATGACCGCCGCCGCGGTGATCAGCCCGCCCGTGCGCTGCAACCCGTGCCGCACCGCCTCGTTGTGGTCGCCCGTGCGGTCGTGCTCCTCCTTGATGCGGGAGAGCAGGAACACGCCGTAGTCCATGGAGAGACCGAAGGCCACACAGAACATCAGGACCGGCAGGGTCGTCTCGATGGAGCCGGGGCTGGTGAAGCCGAGCGGGCCGGAGAGATGGCCGTCCTGGAAGACCCAGACCACCGCGCCGAACATCGCCGTCAGGCTGAGCGCGTTGAGCACCACCGCCTGGAGAGGTATCAGCACGCTGCCGGTGAGCAGGAAGACCAGGAACAGGGTGACGATCGCGATGAACGCGGCCGCCCACGGCAGGCGTTCGGCTATCGCGTGCTTGGAGTCGACCAGGACGGCGGCCGTGCCGGTCACCTCGGTGTCGAACGGGGCGTCCATCGTGCGCAGGTCGCCCACCAGGCTCTGGGCCTCGTCGTCCACGGCCTCGCCCTTCGGCAGCACCGTGAAGTACGCCGAGTCGCCCCTCACCAGCGGGCCGTCGACCCGTGCCACCTCCGGCAGGGCGGAGACGCGCTGTGCGTAGGCGGCGTACTGCGCCTTGGTCGCCTTCCCCTCGGCCAGCACCTCGAGTCCGCCGCCGGGGCTGCCGGGGAAGCCGTCCCGGATGTGCTGCTGCACGACGTGGGACTCGGCGCCCGACGGCAGCTGGCGGTCGTCCGCCGTGCCGAACTTCACGCCCAGGAAGGGCAGTCCGAGGAGGATCAGGAGCGCCGTGGTGCCGACGGCGAAGAACGGGGCGCGGCGCATGACCAGCGTCGCGGTGCGCGACCAGGCCGTGCCCTCCTCGCCGGAGACCTTCGGCTCCCGGCCGCGGCGGAACAGACGGCGCAGGTCGAGGGAGTTCACCCGGTGGCCGAGCAGCATCAGCGCGGCGGGGAGCAGGATCAGGGCGGCCGCGGCGGCCAGCAGCACGACGGCTATGCCCGCGTAGGCGAAGGAGCGCAGGAAGTACTGCGGGAAGAGCAGCATCGCCGCCAGGGACACCGCGACCGTGAGCGCGGAGAAGAGCACCGTGCGCCCCGCCGTGCGCAGGGTGGTGCCGACGGCCGTCAACGGCTCGGCCCCCGTGGACAGTTCCTCGCGGAAACGGCGGACGATGAAGAGTGCGTAGTCGATGGCGAGGCCGAGGCCCAGGGCGGTGGTGAGGTTCAGCGCGAAGACGGAGACGTCGGTGAGCTCCGTCAGACCGCGCAGCACCGCGTTCGTCCCCAGGATGGCCACGATGCCGATGCCCAGCGGCAGCAGGGCCGCGACGGCGCTGCCGAAGACCATCACCAGCAGCAGGAGCGTCACCGGAAGGGCGATCAGCTCGGCCCGGGCCAGGTCCTCCTTGATGATCGTCTGCATCTCGTGCCGCACGGCGACGATGCCGCCGACCTTGACCTTCACCGGACCGTGCGCCCCTCGGTAGTGGGGCGCGATGCGGTCCAGGGTGTCCCCCATCGCCTTCTCGTCGCCCGTGATGCGGGCGGCTATCAGCGCCTCGTGGCCGTCCTTCGCGCGCAGGGCCGGAGCCGCCGAGGGATCGGCCTGCCAGTAGGAGCCGACGCCCACGACGCCCTTCTCACCGGACAGACGCTCGACGAGGGTGCGGGCCTGGGCGGCGACCGCCGGGTCGTCGACCGAGGCCCGGCCGGAGTCGACAAGGAGCAGGAGGTTGGGCTGGGAGTCG
Encoded proteins:
- a CDS encoding APC family permease, whose translation is MTDTLRPVETAVLDGSSDAPQKLKRSIGVVGGTLLTLSCVTPASTLFVVVPDLFGSLGTATALTIAIGSLLCIAVAFCYSELGTLIPSAGGEYAMVSTMAGRLAGWLVFVLSLLVVMIVPPVIAMGTADYLAPIVHLDPAMTGAGVMLLATLAGLLDLRANAWITGVFLVLEVIAAGVVAMLGFTHGHRGLGSLTSMQVAGGNGHTDTVTAMLVISGLAIALFVTQGFSTAVYLSEELEHPRRNVARTVLATLAISTVIILVPVVAITMGASDIKELTGGDISTMVTAWSNSAVGTFVSLCVALAIINAGIVMVIQNSRVLFASARDKAWPEPVNNVFSKLGRFGSPWVATLAVGVPGALLCFVNLDTLYGVTGVSVTGMYLLVAVAALLARRGHHKHTPAWRMPLWPVMPVLLIVVLADILTQQETTYLLWTGGITAVATLYWVFYLRPRGETRWLVSIPEDAQP
- the mmsA gene encoding CoA-acylating methylmalonate-semialdehyde dehydrogenase, producing MTKIVNHWIGGKTVEGASGSYGPVTDPATGAVTTKVAFASVDEVDAAVAAAKDAYATWGQSSLAQRTSILFKFRALLDAHRDEIAELITAEHGKVHSDALGEVARGLEIVELACGISVQLKGELSTQVATRVDVASIRQPLGVVAGITPFNFPAMVPMWMFPIAIACGNTFVLKPSEKDPSASIRIAELLAEAGLPDGVFNVVHGDKTAVDRLLEHPDVKAVSFVGSTPIARYIHTTASANGKRVQALGGAKNHMLVLPDADLDAAADAVVSAAYGSAGERCMAISTVVAVGSIGDALVEKIRERAEKIKIGPGNDPASEMGPLITKVHRDKVASYVEGAAAEGAEVVLDGTGYTVDGFEDGHWLGISLLDKVPTSAKAYQDEIFGPVLCVLRVDTYEEGVALINASPFGNGTAIFTRDGGAARRFQLEIEAGMVGVNVPIPVPVGYHSFGGWKDSLFGDHHIYGNDGTHFYTRGKVVTTRWPDPADAPAGVDLGFPRNH
- the iolD gene encoding 3D-(3,5/4)-trihydroxycyclohexane-1,2-dione acylhydrolase (decyclizing), whose translation is MTSTTRLTVAQALVRFLTAQYTERDGVRHRLIDATWGIFGHGNVAGIGQALIEYGGDMPYHQGRNEQAMVHAAVGYARQSNRLSTHAVTSSIGPGATNLVTGAALATINHLPVLLLPGDVFATRPADPVLQQLEVPYAGDVSVNDCLRPVSRYFDRITRPEALIPAALQAMRVLADPVGTGAVTLALPQDVQAEAYDWPDAFFAERVWTVRRPGPDPVELAEAVRVIRAARRPLVIAGGGVHHSRAEDALAEFAAATRIPVASTQAGKGSLRWDHPQDVGGVGHTGTATADELARTADLVIGVGTRYTDFTTASGTLFAHPDVRFLNLNIAPFDGHKLSGMPLIADARSGLEELTEALELHAHRVSDAYATEYTEDKERWEQRVDACYEAEEPDVRPTQPQVLGALDGTVDETDVIINAAGSLPGDLHKLWRARSRDQYHLEYGYSCMGYEIPAAIGVKLAAPDRPVWALVGDGTYLMMPTEIVTAVQEGVAIKLLLVQNHGYASIGGLSETVGGERFGTAYRFRAQDGTYTGAPLPVDLAANAASLGMRVLRAKTVGDLRTALAEARAADTPTCVYVETETADTVSGAPPAQAWWDVPVAETATRSSAVKARELYERHVSTRRRHL
- the iolB gene encoding 5-deoxy-glucuronate isomerase, with the protein product MTSNDLHLSKGSTAGAQYVVDIDPKRAGWTYSSLRIIELEPGGTHIFTTGDSEWIVLPLEGGCTVRTEGNEFQLLGRDSVFGGASDFAYAPRDARVQIASGAGGRFALAGAKCERRLPARYGPAPEVPVEVRGSGNCSRRVRNFASADSFDCDRLIAVEVITPGGNWSSYPPHKHDEHRPGEESELEEIYYFEIDGPNGFGYQRVFPSREGGTDVLAEVRSGDAVLVPDGWHGPSIAQPGHDMYYLNVMSGPGETREWRICFHPAHLESTEGYR
- a CDS encoding Cgl0159 family (beta/alpha)8-fold protein, with the translated sequence MDVSALVHTRTHHPEAIAEAAVRRTRRPLLNEDGRLMIVAADHPARGALGVGDRTLAMANRADLLERLCLALSRPGVDGVLATADILDDLLLLGALDHKVVMGSMNRGGLQGASFELDDRFTGHRPEDIQRLGFDAGKLLLRIDYDDPGSLTTLESTARAIDDMAARRLPVFVEPFISRRTPDGKVTNDLSAEAVTKSIAIASGLGGSSAYTWLKVPVTDNPDDMARVMETSTLPAVLLGGEVGDDQEAAYEKWRGALQLPTVRGLVVGRSLLYPADGDVAAAVDTAVGLL
- the iolC gene encoding 5-dehydro-2-deoxygluconokinase, yielding MAYDLITMGRIGVDLYPLQTGVPLAQVSSFGKFLGGSATNVAVAAARLGRNTAVITRTGDDAFGAYLHEALRGFGVDDRWVTPVPGLPTPVTFCEVFPPDDFPLYFYRQPKAPDLEIDAHELDLDAIREAGIFWVTGTGLSEEPSRTATLAALAHRAKSGTTVFDLDWRPMFWRDDISGSRRGPDGARPFYAEALRHTTVAVGNLDEVEVATGVREPHAAARALLDAGVELAVVKQGPKGVLAVNREGESAEVPPLPVSVLNGLGAGDAFGGSLCHGLLADWDLEKIMRHANAAGAIVASRLECSSAMPTPDEVAAALEAGAVR
- a CDS encoding helix-turn-helix transcriptional regulator codes for the protein MTDRRLWSYKEIAAHIRVQPDTVRSYRKHGLLPPPDHVEGGKPYWYADTVRAWVASRPGNRGRRQA
- a CDS encoding zinc-dependent alcohol dehydrogenase family protein; translated protein: MRAVVFEQYGEPAEVREVPDPEPAEHGVVVRVEATGLCRSDWHGWMGHDPDIRLPHVPGHELAGVVEAVGPRVTGWRSGDRVTVPFVCACGSCPSCAAGDQQVCERQTQPGFHHWGSYAQYVALDHADVNLVAVPDGMSFATAASLGCRFATAFRAVVQQGRVSAGEWVAVHGCGGVGLSAVMIAAASGARVVAVDVSPQVLDLARKFGAAECVDATRVPDTAAAVLDLTGGGAHLSLDALGSPSTCAASVNGLRRRGRHVQVGLLPSLDGTTPVPMARAIALELELLGSHGMAAHTYPAMLELVRAGVLRPDLLVTSTIPLDAAPAALAAMGTAPGAGVTVVEPWS